The Nitrospira sp. CR1.1 DNA window CAGCTGCCTGACAAATCTCGGCAGATCCCGCCGCAACAGCGGCTCCCCGCCCGTGAGACGAACCTTGTCCACGCCTAACTCGGTAAAAACCGCCGTGAGCTCGGCCATCTCCTCGAAGGTCAGAATGGTATCGCGCGGCAACCAGGCGTAATCATCTTCGGGCATACAATACTTGCACCGAAGGTTACAGCGGTCGGTCACGGAGAGGCGCAGGCTGCGGAGCGGACGCCCCAACCGGTCGTAGATCGTGGGAGCGGGTGTATCGAGCGCGCTGTGGTCCATAGTAACTCGAGGGCGAAGGCCCCTTCCCCTGTGGCCGGTCCGGAGTGGCTACGGGTGCTCCTCGACCCACACCTCTCCTTCGGGGGTGTGTTCGAGTTTCCAAATCGGCGTGATTTGCTTCAATTCGTCAATAGCCCATTTACAGGCCTGAAAGGCCTCGGCTCGATGCTCCGCGCCGGCGATAATCAACACAATGTTGTCGCCGATGCCGATCTCGCCGTACCGGTGCAGGATCAACAGTTCGATGATGCCAAAATCCTTCAGCGCGCGTTCGCGAATCTCACGCAATTTTTT harbors:
- a CDS encoding molybdenum cofactor biosynthesis protein MoaE yields the protein MSLEQVTKADQPVTGDDAMLVRVQREDFSIDEELRRVRARSKRIGGIAIFLGTARDRSKGKDVDGITFEHYEGMAQKKLREIRERALKDFGIIELLILHRYGEIGIGDNIVLIIAGAEHRAEAFQACKWAIDELKQITPIWKLEHTPEGEVWVEEHP